Part of the Thermococcus sp. 18S1 genome, GGAACTCAACATCGCCCGTGAGGGGTAGCCGTTTGAAGAACTCGGCAGCTTCCCTGGTTGCTTTGATGCTCTCTTCATCCGAATAGCGGTGGGTGACGAGGTACATCGGCATACGGACACCTCCTATATACCAATAAAATTTCATACGTTTTTGCCAGACGGAGCGCCGCTGGGTGAGAAGGGTCGCTGGCTTCCGGGCGCTCCGGTTGGGATTCACCCAGACAGAACCTGCTGTTTAAATGCTTGTCCTTATGTTATATAAACATTGTCATTAAAAATCTTGATGTTTGCAAACCCTACTTCGGCATGGGGCGGGATTCATGATGCTACCAATCACAACTTTTTTATATATTGGCGAACCCTACCTCCTTTAAGAGGTGAGAGAAAATGGCAAAGGAGAAGACCACACTTCCCCCGACCGGTGCCGGTCTCATGAGGTTCTTCGACGAGGACACCAGGGCGATAAAGATAAGCCCGAGGGGCGTCATTGCTGTGACGCTCATACTCGTGGCCCTGGAGATACTCCTGCACGCCTTCGGTCCGCAGCTCTTTAGTTAAATGAAGCTCGTCTTCTTTAATCCCCTTGCGTTCAGTTCTTCGTTGATTATTCCCCTAACAACTTCCTCCAGCTGGGTCTGCAGGAGCCTGTCAACATCCTCTTTTATCTTGTCTATGTCGTGCCTGAGGCCCTCCAGGAGCCGTATGTAGTCCTTGGCCATCTCCAGCTGGCCCTCCTGTCTTACCAGCTGCTCCTTGAGGTGTTCGAAGTCCTCCTTCATGATCTGCAGCTTCCTGAGCTCGCGCTGCAGTTCGTCCAGCTGCTTGGTCTGGCCGTAGTTCTCCTCCTTGAGCTTCTCTATGAGCCTTTCCTTGGCTTCAAGCTCCCTCACCAAGGCGTTGTACTCCTCGGCTATCTGGTTGAGCCTCTCTATCTCCCTGAGGGGCGGGACTTTACCGTTTCCGAGGATTATCACGTCAGGACCAACGTTGACTATATCGTTCGGCCTTATCTTGAGCTTTCTCTCGCTGGAGAACATGCTCTGGCCCTTACCCAGGTTCTCGACTTCCTTCATCTTGAGGATGAAGTAGAACTGATCCCCCTCAACCTCGACGTTTATATCGGTCACAAAGCCCAGTATCTTCCCATCCGTCAGGGATATGACGAATTTGTTGATAAGCTGGTTGGCCTTGGTTTCGCCGCCCTCTACCATAAAACACCACCGGTGGGACTTGTACCTTGGCATACTTAACTTTTCCGCCAAGGCTTATAAGGCGAAAAAGCTTCATCGCTTACGGTGAGAGGGATGATAATATTCGTGGGACGTTCGAACGTTGGCAAGAGCACGCTCATCTTCCGCCTGACCGGCAAGTGGGTCAAGAGGGGCAAGAGGCCAGGGGTTACCAGAAAACCCGTGGAAATAAACTGGCGCGGAAAGCTGGTTGTGGACATGCCTGGCTTCGGCTTCATGAGCGGTGTTCCAAAGGCGAAGCAGGAGAAGATCAAGGACGAGATAGTCCACTTCATCGAAGACAACGCCGATGACATCGAGCTGGCGGTTCTAGTGGTTGATGGCAAAGCCGCCCCTGAGATAATAGAGCGCTGGGAGAAGAGGGGTGAGATACCGATAGATGTGGAGTTCTACGCCTTCCTCAGGGAGCTGGGGATTCCGGTGATAGTCGCGGTCAACAAGATGGACAAGATAAAGAACCTTCAGAAGACCATAAACTTCCTGGCGGAGAAGTTCGGCGTTCCCTACAGTGAGATACCCGAGACATTCATACCGATATCCGCCAAGTTCGGGAAGAACCTGCTGGAGCTGAGAAAGCTCATGGAGAAGAAGCTTAGGGAGGGCAGGGAAAAGCCCTCCGCAGAAACGGAGTCAGAGAACCTCGAGAACGATGTGGGTGATGGTCTCCTTGACACCGTCGAGTGAGGATATCTCCTCGAGTATCTCATCGAGGCGGGTCTTGTCTGCCTCAACGATGAGGTCTATGTCACCGGTGACGCGGTATATCTTCTTTATTTTGAGCTTCTTTATCGCCTCGTAAACCTGCCTTCTCTTCGTGGGCTCTATTCTCACGAACACAAACACATCGCCCTTCTTCTCGCCGAGAAGGTCAAGGGCCCTGTCGGTCAGGTCTATGAAGCCCCTTCCGGTTCTTATATAACCCAGCTCCTTGAGGACCTTGAGGTGGTTGCTGAGGGCCTGCCTGGTTATCCCGAGTTCGTCCGCAAGCTCGTCCTGGGTCTTCTCAACGGTGTGAACCTCTATGGTCTTGCCCTCCTCGTAGAACT contains:
- the engB gene encoding GTP-binding protein EngB → MIIFVGRSNVGKSTLIFRLTGKWVKRGKRPGVTRKPVEINWRGKLVVDMPGFGFMSGVPKAKQEKIKDEIVHFIEDNADDIELAVLVVDGKAAPEIIERWEKRGEIPIDVEFYAFLRELGIPVIVAVNKMDKIKNLQKTINFLAEKFGVPYSEIPETFIPISAKFGKNLLELRKLMEKKLREGREKPSAETESENLENDVGDGLLDTVE
- a CDS encoding preprotein translocase subunit Sec61beta, with product MAKEKTTLPPTGAGLMRFFDEDTRAIKISPRGVIAVTLILVALEILLHAFGPQLFS
- a CDS encoding Lrp/AsnC family transcriptional regulator, with product MEEKATLTPRQIKLLRKFYEEGKTIEVHTVEKTQDELADELGITRQALSNHLKVLKELGYIRTGRGFIDLTDRALDLLGEKKGDVFVFVRIEPTKRRQVYEAIKKLKIKKIYRVTGDIDLIVEADKTRLDEILEEISSLDGVKETITHIVLEVL